The following are encoded in a window of Brachyhypopomus gauderio isolate BG-103 chromosome 18, BGAUD_0.2, whole genome shotgun sequence genomic DNA:
- the clic3 gene encoding chloride intracellular channel protein 3 isoform X2 — MILWLKGVNFTLTTVDMKRAPEVLKDLAPGSQPPFLIYNGEVRTDTNKIEEFLEETLAPPQYPKLCCRYKESNRAGDDIFHKFSAYIKNPNPGLNDMLEKKFLRSLMKLDQYLLTPLQYELEQKPDAAQSTRHYLDGDSLTLADCNLLPKLHIVKVVCRKYREFEIPAALTGLTKYLEKSYQRDEFRYTCPNDVEILLAYHSVAKYLNK; from the exons ATGATTCTCTGGCTGAAGGGAGTCAACTTCACTCTCACTACTGTGGACATGAAGAG AGCTCCAGAAGTTCTGAAGGACCTCGCACCAGGTTCTCAGCCCCCATTCCTCATCTATAATGGAGAAGTACGCACTGACACTAACAAGATAGAGGAGTTTCTGGAGGAGACCTTGGCACCCCCACA ATACCCCAAACTGTGCTGTCGCTACAAGGAGTCAAACCGTGCTGGAGACGACATCTTCCACAAATTCTCAGCGTACATCAAGAACCCCAACCCCGGCCTCAACGACA TGCTGGAAAAGAAATTCCTAAGGAGTCTGATGAAGCTGGATCAGTACTTGCTTACTCCTCTTCAGTATGAGCTGGAGCAGAAACCCGACGCGGCCCAGTCCACCCGACACTACCTGGACGGAGACTCCCTCACGCTCGCCGACTGCAATCTTCTCCCCAAGCTACATATTGTCAAG gttgtATGTAGGAAATATCGTGAATTTGAGATCCCTGCAGCACTCACTGGACTGACTAAGTACCTTGAGAAATCCTACCAGCGGGACGAGTTTCGCTACACATGCCCTAACGATGTGGAGATTCTGCTGGCCTATCACTCAGTGGCCAAATATCTCAACAAGTAG
- the clic3 gene encoding chloride intracellular channel protein 3 isoform X1 — MAEAPKIELFIKASDDGEGVGNCPFCQRLFMILWLKGVNFTLTTVDMKRAPEVLKDLAPGSQPPFLIYNGEVRTDTNKIEEFLEETLAPPQYPKLCCRYKESNRAGDDIFHKFSAYIKNPNPGLNDMLEKKFLRSLMKLDQYLLTPLQYELEQKPDAAQSTRHYLDGDSLTLADCNLLPKLHIVKVVCRKYREFEIPAALTGLTKYLEKSYQRDEFRYTCPNDVEILLAYHSVAKYLNK, encoded by the exons ATGGCGGAGGCACCAAAAATTGAACTTTTTATCAAG GCGAGtgatgatggagaaggggttGGCAACTGCCCGTTCTGCCAACGCCTGTTTATGATTCTCTGGCTGAAGGGAGTCAACTTCACTCTCACTACTGTGGACATGAAGAG AGCTCCAGAAGTTCTGAAGGACCTCGCACCAGGTTCTCAGCCCCCATTCCTCATCTATAATGGAGAAGTACGCACTGACACTAACAAGATAGAGGAGTTTCTGGAGGAGACCTTGGCACCCCCACA ATACCCCAAACTGTGCTGTCGCTACAAGGAGTCAAACCGTGCTGGAGACGACATCTTCCACAAATTCTCAGCGTACATCAAGAACCCCAACCCCGGCCTCAACGACA TGCTGGAAAAGAAATTCCTAAGGAGTCTGATGAAGCTGGATCAGTACTTGCTTACTCCTCTTCAGTATGAGCTGGAGCAGAAACCCGACGCGGCCCAGTCCACCCGACACTACCTGGACGGAGACTCCCTCACGCTCGCCGACTGCAATCTTCTCCCCAAGCTACATATTGTCAAG gttgtATGTAGGAAATATCGTGAATTTGAGATCCCTGCAGCACTCACTGGACTGACTAAGTACCTTGAGAAATCCTACCAGCGGGACGAGTTTCGCTACACATGCCCTAACGATGTGGAGATTCTGCTGGCCTATCACTCAGTGGCCAAATATCTCAACAAGTAG